From a region of the Helianthus annuus cultivar XRQ/B chromosome 5, HanXRQr2.0-SUNRISE, whole genome shotgun sequence genome:
- the LOC110944091 gene encoding long-chain-alcohol O-fatty-acyltransferase gives MEVGEELKSFINIWIIAISSICYCYLIPARISPGVPRLLSLLPVITAFFIIPLPISTVHLAFPAFFFLVWLGNFKLLLFAFNRSPLSSTPPLPLLTFISLALLPINIPKQPIKKITKPLPFSLPKPIRLAIKAMILIVIVHAYQYKDNLHWTVVRVLYISHMHNAFELGFALSAFAVKVFLGFDFQIEPQLNEPCLATSLQDFWGRRWNNVSSSILRDTVYNPVRMMWTPTLGRLRGQMLATFVTFVVSGLMHELMFYYVMRVRPTWEVTWFFVLHGLCTATEMAVKEAVKGRFQLHRMVSGLLTLVFVFVTAGWLFLAQPLRNGMDIKVINESSILLKIFKAN, from the exons ATGGAAGTTGGCGAGGAACTCAAATCCTTCATCAACATATGGATTATCGCCATCTCTTCCATCTGCTACTGCTACTTGATTCCAGCTCGGATCTCCCCTGGCGTCCCGCGGCTACTCTCTCTTCTCCCCGTTATCACCGCCTTTTTCATCATCCCACTACCAATCTCCACCGTCCATCTCGCCTTCCCCGCCTTCTTCTTCCTCGTATGGCTTGGTAACTTCAAACTCCTACTCTTCGCCTTCAACCGCAGCCCTTTATCTTCCACACCGCCGCTACCACTCCTCACTTTCATCTCCCTTGCCCTCCTTCCTATCAATATTCCTAAACAACCTATTAAGAAGATCACAAAACCGCTTCCATTTTCACTGCCTAAGCCGATTAGGTTAGCGATTAAAGCTATGATTCTCATTGTGATTGTACATGCTTATCAGTACAAAGATAACCTCCACTGGACTGTGGTTAGGGTTCTCTACATTTCGCATATGCACAATGCTTTTGAGTTGGGTTTCGCCCTGTCCGCTTTTGCGGTTAAGGTATTTCTAGGATTCGATTTTCAGATCGAACCGCAGCTCAATGAACCTTGCCTGGCTACATCGCTTCAGGATTTCTGGGGCCGCCGGTGGAACAATGTGTCGTCGAGCATCCTCCGCGACACTGTGTACAATCCGGTTCGCATGATGTGGACGCCAACTCTCGGTAGGCTCCGAGGGCAGATGCTGGCGACTTTTGTGACATTTGTGGTGTCCGGGCTCATGCATGAGTTG atgTTTTATTATGTGATGCGTGTTCGGCCCACGTGGGAGGTCACGTGGTTTTTTGTACTGCATGGGTTGTGTACGGCTACTGAGATGGCTGTTAAGGAAGCGGTTAAAGGCAGGTTCCAGTTACATAGGATGGTGTCGGGGCTGCTTACGTTGGTGTTTGTGTTTGTGACTGCTGGTTGGTTGTTCTTGGCGCAACCGTTAAGGAACGGTATGGATATCAAGGTCATAAACGAATCTTCAATTCTATTGAAAATATTTAAGGCAAATTAA